One Gossypium hirsutum isolate 1008001.06 chromosome A11, Gossypium_hirsutum_v2.1, whole genome shotgun sequence genomic window carries:
- the LOC107917473 gene encoding E3 ubiquitin-protein ligase MBR2 isoform X1, whose amino-acid sequence MQGQGSGSNSFPSGNFYSNGHLRSGHRNMVPDALVHDRDGHTSMRWIGQPNSSLDTQNHAGFSQFLGDDSGFSPLGDQLGMNQRSEPTINPFLENNCGIAGNGHISSENGSTGSSLFPRREAGSGLLQQQRNLDLNAVVHEGRRFDAGQGNGPYLSLDLFRARIKTTAGDHDRIQTFGGSSSNPAMTYSGIARYILEENRMRDGLPGNGQTRLLCKRKALEYATGGSSSSARQAANSHQPGTNIAQHNVRNYLSAVNSFNSGHSRHGAALPMPSNFYQVPTEVRQADNFGRNTRLRRTASQPVPTSANLQAWNSSNSNVQPTSQYPVTLTSLATVPVLANPAMQQQTVQVSNSLKAPLPSRYWNGTTMSRVGPSISRYQTLLRQEDNLRNNRRNMMISLANMQVNLNLANENSNFIGNVASPSRIQSGPGMHLLYSSIRSPHPNMIEQYRKRLQHISNPSDPWRQGNNNPIHSGASLVVQGMNFSVRDGNPRRAQLPLRLGPRAEGQAGHNYRLSSTEQSQTAAQRSRPISEVRNALGHVRRHGGLRPEVPVILEQMRLDVDNMSNEELQNLEEQIGNFGTGLSEEAIVGV is encoded by the exons ATGCAAGGTCAAGGCAGCGGCTCCAATTCTTTCCCTTCCGGAAACTTTTACTCCAATGGTCATCTTAGATCTGGTCATCGTAATATGGTTCCAGATGCTTTAGTTCATGACAGAGACGGACATACTTCCATGAGATGGATTGGTCAACCCAATTCTAGTCTTGATACCCAAAATCATGCTGGCTTTAGTCAATTCTTGGGTGATGACTCTGGGTTTTCTCCTCTAGGTGATCAACTTGGCATGAACCAAAGGTCTGAGCCAACCATTAACCCTTTTCTAGAAAATAATTGCGGTATCGCCGGTAATGGTCATATCAGTAGTGAAAATGGTTCGACCGGCTCATCGTTATTCCCAAGGCGAGAGGCTGGTTCTGGTCTTCTACAACAACAACGTAACTTAGACCTGAATGCTGTGGTACATGAAGGAAGAAGATTCGATGCAGGTCAGGGTAATGGACCATACTTATCATTAGACCTTTTTAGAGCTAGAATAAAAACAACGGCAGGAGATCATGATCGCATTCAGACCTTCGGCGGTTCTTCTTCTAACCCAGCCATGACTTACTCAGGAATAGCGAGATATATTCTAGAAGAAAATAGAATGAGAGATGGCCTTCCAGGCAATGGTCAAACAAGgcttttatgcaaaagaaaggcgCTTGAATATGCTACTGGTGGCAGTTCAAGCTCCGCACGGCAAGCTGCCAATTCTCACCAACCAGGGACTAATATTGCCCAACATAATGTTAGAAACTACTTGAGTGCAGTTAATTCCTTCAATAGTGGTCATTCAAGACATGGGGCTGCTTTGCCGATGCCCTCTAACTTCTATCAAGTTCCAACAGAAGTTAGGCAAGCTGACAACTTTGGAAGAAATACTCGTTTGAGAAGGACTGCAAGTCAACCGGTTCCCACATCAGCAAACTTGCAGGCGTGGAACTCAAGCAATTCTAATGTACAACCTACAAGTCAATACCCCGTTACCCTTACAAGCTTAGCAACAGTGCCAGTTCTAGCAAATCCAGCCATGCAGCAGCAGACTGTGCAAGTCTCCAACTCGTTAAAAGCTCCGCTACCTTCTCGATATTGGAACGGGACAACCATGTCGAGGGTTGGTCCTTCCATCTCTCGTTATCAGACCTTATTGCGACAGGAAGACAACTTAAGAAACAATAGAAGGAATATGATGATTTCTTTGGCGAACATGCAAGTGAACCTCAACTTGGCCAATGAGAACTCAAACTTCATTGGAAACGTTGCCTCCCCTTCCAGGATCCAATCCGGCCCCGGCATGCATCTACTGTATTCATCCATAAGGTCCCCTCATCCAAATATGATTGAACAATACAGAAAAAGATTGCAACATATTTCCAATCCATCAGACCCCTGGAGGCAGGGGAATAACAATCCGATACATTCTGGTGCTTCCCTAGTTGTTCAAGGCATGAACTTTTCAGTGAGAGATGGCAATCCTAGGCGTGCTCAGCTTCCTCTGAGGTTGGGACCAAGAGCTGAGGGACAAGCTGGTCATAATTATAGGCTCTCATCGACAGAACAATCTCAAACTGCTGCTCAAAGAAGTAGGCCGATATCTGAG GTTCGCAATGCCTTGGGACATGTACGTAGGCATGGTGGCTTACGACCTGAG GTGCCTGTTATTCTTGAGCAGATGCGCCTTGATGTTGATAATATGTCTAATGAG GAACTACAAAATCTGGAGGAGCAAATTGGGAACTTTGGCACTGGGCTAAGCGAGGAAGCTATTGTTGGAGTTTGA
- the LOC107917473 gene encoding E3 ubiquitin-protein ligase MBR2 isoform X2, translated as MQGQGSGSNSFPSGNFYSNGHLRSGHRNMVPDALVHDRDGHTSMRWIGQPNSSLDTQNHAGFSQFLGDDSGFSPLGDQLGMNQRSEPTINPFLENNCGIAGNGHISSENGSTGSSLFPRREAGSGLLQQQRNLDLNAVVHEGRRFDAGQGNGPYLSLDLFRARIKTTAGDHDRIQTFGGSSSNPAMTYSGIARYILEENRMRDGLPGNGQTRLLCKRKALEYATGGSSSSARQAANSHQPGTNIAQHNVRNYLSAVNSFNSGHSRHGAALPMPSNFYQVPTEVRQADNFGRNTRLRRTASQPVPTSANLQAWNSSNSNVQPTSQYPVTLTSLATVPVLANPAMQQQTVQVSNSLKAPLPSRYWNGTTMSRVGPSISRYQTLLRQEDNLRNNRRNMMISLANMQVNLNLANENSNFIGNVASPSRIQSGPGMHLLYSSIRSPHPNMIEQYRKRLQHISNPSDPWRQGNNNPIHSGASLVVQGMNFSVRDGNPRRAQLPLRLGPRAEGQAGHNYRLSSTEQSQTAAQRSRPISEVRNALGHVRRHGGLRPEMRLDVDNMSNEELQNLEEQIGNFGTGLSEEAIVGV; from the exons ATGCAAGGTCAAGGCAGCGGCTCCAATTCTTTCCCTTCCGGAAACTTTTACTCCAATGGTCATCTTAGATCTGGTCATCGTAATATGGTTCCAGATGCTTTAGTTCATGACAGAGACGGACATACTTCCATGAGATGGATTGGTCAACCCAATTCTAGTCTTGATACCCAAAATCATGCTGGCTTTAGTCAATTCTTGGGTGATGACTCTGGGTTTTCTCCTCTAGGTGATCAACTTGGCATGAACCAAAGGTCTGAGCCAACCATTAACCCTTTTCTAGAAAATAATTGCGGTATCGCCGGTAATGGTCATATCAGTAGTGAAAATGGTTCGACCGGCTCATCGTTATTCCCAAGGCGAGAGGCTGGTTCTGGTCTTCTACAACAACAACGTAACTTAGACCTGAATGCTGTGGTACATGAAGGAAGAAGATTCGATGCAGGTCAGGGTAATGGACCATACTTATCATTAGACCTTTTTAGAGCTAGAATAAAAACAACGGCAGGAGATCATGATCGCATTCAGACCTTCGGCGGTTCTTCTTCTAACCCAGCCATGACTTACTCAGGAATAGCGAGATATATTCTAGAAGAAAATAGAATGAGAGATGGCCTTCCAGGCAATGGTCAAACAAGgcttttatgcaaaagaaaggcgCTTGAATATGCTACTGGTGGCAGTTCAAGCTCCGCACGGCAAGCTGCCAATTCTCACCAACCAGGGACTAATATTGCCCAACATAATGTTAGAAACTACTTGAGTGCAGTTAATTCCTTCAATAGTGGTCATTCAAGACATGGGGCTGCTTTGCCGATGCCCTCTAACTTCTATCAAGTTCCAACAGAAGTTAGGCAAGCTGACAACTTTGGAAGAAATACTCGTTTGAGAAGGACTGCAAGTCAACCGGTTCCCACATCAGCAAACTTGCAGGCGTGGAACTCAAGCAATTCTAATGTACAACCTACAAGTCAATACCCCGTTACCCTTACAAGCTTAGCAACAGTGCCAGTTCTAGCAAATCCAGCCATGCAGCAGCAGACTGTGCAAGTCTCCAACTCGTTAAAAGCTCCGCTACCTTCTCGATATTGGAACGGGACAACCATGTCGAGGGTTGGTCCTTCCATCTCTCGTTATCAGACCTTATTGCGACAGGAAGACAACTTAAGAAACAATAGAAGGAATATGATGATTTCTTTGGCGAACATGCAAGTGAACCTCAACTTGGCCAATGAGAACTCAAACTTCATTGGAAACGTTGCCTCCCCTTCCAGGATCCAATCCGGCCCCGGCATGCATCTACTGTATTCATCCATAAGGTCCCCTCATCCAAATATGATTGAACAATACAGAAAAAGATTGCAACATATTTCCAATCCATCAGACCCCTGGAGGCAGGGGAATAACAATCCGATACATTCTGGTGCTTCCCTAGTTGTTCAAGGCATGAACTTTTCAGTGAGAGATGGCAATCCTAGGCGTGCTCAGCTTCCTCTGAGGTTGGGACCAAGAGCTGAGGGACAAGCTGGTCATAATTATAGGCTCTCATCGACAGAACAATCTCAAACTGCTGCTCAAAGAAGTAGGCCGATATCTGAG GTTCGCAATGCCTTGGGACATGTACGTAGGCATGGTGGCTTACGACCTGAG ATGCGCCTTGATGTTGATAATATGTCTAATGAG GAACTACAAAATCTGGAGGAGCAAATTGGGAACTTTGGCACTGGGCTAAGCGAGGAAGCTATTGTTGGAGTTTGA
- the LOC107917473 gene encoding uncharacterized protein isoform X3 — MQGQGSGSNSFPSGNFYSNGHLRSGHRNMVPDALVHDRDGHTSMRWIGQPNSSLDTQNHAGFSQFLGDDSGFSPLGDQLGMNQRSEPTINPFLENNCGIAGNGHISSENGSTGSSLFPRREAGSGLLQQQRNLDLNAVVHEGRRFDAGQGNGPYLSLDLFRARIKTTAGDHDRIQTFGGSSSNPAMTYSGIARYILEENRMRDGLPGNGQTRLLCKRKALEYATGGSSSSARQAANSHQPGTNIAQHNVRNYLSAVNSFNSGHSRHGAALPMPSNFYQVPTEVRQADNFGRNTRLRRTASQPVPTSANLQAWNSSNSNVQPTSQYPVTLTSLATVPVLANPAMQQQTVQVSNSLKAPLPSRYWNGTTMSRVGPSISRYQTLLRQEDNLRNNRRNMMISLANMQVNLNLANENSNFIGNVASPSRIQSGPGMHLLYSSIRSPHPNMIEQYRKRLQHISNPSDPWRQGNNNPIHSGASLVVQGMNFSVRDGNPRRAQLPLRLGPRAEGQAGHNYRLSSTEQSQTAAQRSRPISEVRNALGHVRRHGGLRPEELQNLEEQIGNFGTGLSEEAIVGV; from the exons ATGCAAGGTCAAGGCAGCGGCTCCAATTCTTTCCCTTCCGGAAACTTTTACTCCAATGGTCATCTTAGATCTGGTCATCGTAATATGGTTCCAGATGCTTTAGTTCATGACAGAGACGGACATACTTCCATGAGATGGATTGGTCAACCCAATTCTAGTCTTGATACCCAAAATCATGCTGGCTTTAGTCAATTCTTGGGTGATGACTCTGGGTTTTCTCCTCTAGGTGATCAACTTGGCATGAACCAAAGGTCTGAGCCAACCATTAACCCTTTTCTAGAAAATAATTGCGGTATCGCCGGTAATGGTCATATCAGTAGTGAAAATGGTTCGACCGGCTCATCGTTATTCCCAAGGCGAGAGGCTGGTTCTGGTCTTCTACAACAACAACGTAACTTAGACCTGAATGCTGTGGTACATGAAGGAAGAAGATTCGATGCAGGTCAGGGTAATGGACCATACTTATCATTAGACCTTTTTAGAGCTAGAATAAAAACAACGGCAGGAGATCATGATCGCATTCAGACCTTCGGCGGTTCTTCTTCTAACCCAGCCATGACTTACTCAGGAATAGCGAGATATATTCTAGAAGAAAATAGAATGAGAGATGGCCTTCCAGGCAATGGTCAAACAAGgcttttatgcaaaagaaaggcgCTTGAATATGCTACTGGTGGCAGTTCAAGCTCCGCACGGCAAGCTGCCAATTCTCACCAACCAGGGACTAATATTGCCCAACATAATGTTAGAAACTACTTGAGTGCAGTTAATTCCTTCAATAGTGGTCATTCAAGACATGGGGCTGCTTTGCCGATGCCCTCTAACTTCTATCAAGTTCCAACAGAAGTTAGGCAAGCTGACAACTTTGGAAGAAATACTCGTTTGAGAAGGACTGCAAGTCAACCGGTTCCCACATCAGCAAACTTGCAGGCGTGGAACTCAAGCAATTCTAATGTACAACCTACAAGTCAATACCCCGTTACCCTTACAAGCTTAGCAACAGTGCCAGTTCTAGCAAATCCAGCCATGCAGCAGCAGACTGTGCAAGTCTCCAACTCGTTAAAAGCTCCGCTACCTTCTCGATATTGGAACGGGACAACCATGTCGAGGGTTGGTCCTTCCATCTCTCGTTATCAGACCTTATTGCGACAGGAAGACAACTTAAGAAACAATAGAAGGAATATGATGATTTCTTTGGCGAACATGCAAGTGAACCTCAACTTGGCCAATGAGAACTCAAACTTCATTGGAAACGTTGCCTCCCCTTCCAGGATCCAATCCGGCCCCGGCATGCATCTACTGTATTCATCCATAAGGTCCCCTCATCCAAATATGATTGAACAATACAGAAAAAGATTGCAACATATTTCCAATCCATCAGACCCCTGGAGGCAGGGGAATAACAATCCGATACATTCTGGTGCTTCCCTAGTTGTTCAAGGCATGAACTTTTCAGTGAGAGATGGCAATCCTAGGCGTGCTCAGCTTCCTCTGAGGTTGGGACCAAGAGCTGAGGGACAAGCTGGTCATAATTATAGGCTCTCATCGACAGAACAATCTCAAACTGCTGCTCAAAGAAGTAGGCCGATATCTGAG GTTCGCAATGCCTTGGGACATGTACGTAGGCATGGTGGCTTACGACCTGAG GAACTACAAAATCTGGAGGAGCAAATTGGGAACTTTGGCACTGGGCTAAGCGAGGAAGCTATTGTTGGAGTTTGA
- the LOC107917473 gene encoding uncharacterized protein isoform X6: protein MQGQGSGSNSFPSGNFYSNGHLRSGHRNMVPDALVHDRDGHTSMRWIGQPNSSLDTQNHAGFSQFLGDDSGFSPLGDQLGMNQRSEPTINPFLENNCGIAGNGHISSENGSTGSSLFPRREAGSGLLQQQRNLDLNAVVHEGRRFDAGQGNGPYLSLDLFRARIKTTAGDHDRIQTFGGSSSNPAMTYSGIARYILEENRMRDGLPGNGQTRLLCKRKALEYATGGSSSSARQAANSHQPGTNIAQHNVRNYLSAVNSFNSGHSRHGAALPMPSNFYQVPTEVRQADNFGRNTRLRRTASQPVPTSANLQAWNSSNSNVQPTSQYPVTLTSLATVPVLANPAMQQQTVQVSNSLKAPLPSRYWNGTTMSRVGPSISRYQTLLRQEDNLRNNRRNMMISLANMQVNLNLANENSNFIGNVASPSRIQSGPGMHLLYSSIRSPHPNMIEQYRKRLQHISNPSDPWRQGNNNPIHSGASLVVQGMNFSVRDGNPRRAQLPLRLGPRAEGQAGHNYRLSSTEQSQTAAQRSRPISEVRNALGHVRRHGGLRPEMRLDVDNMSNEVT, encoded by the exons ATGCAAGGTCAAGGCAGCGGCTCCAATTCTTTCCCTTCCGGAAACTTTTACTCCAATGGTCATCTTAGATCTGGTCATCGTAATATGGTTCCAGATGCTTTAGTTCATGACAGAGACGGACATACTTCCATGAGATGGATTGGTCAACCCAATTCTAGTCTTGATACCCAAAATCATGCTGGCTTTAGTCAATTCTTGGGTGATGACTCTGGGTTTTCTCCTCTAGGTGATCAACTTGGCATGAACCAAAGGTCTGAGCCAACCATTAACCCTTTTCTAGAAAATAATTGCGGTATCGCCGGTAATGGTCATATCAGTAGTGAAAATGGTTCGACCGGCTCATCGTTATTCCCAAGGCGAGAGGCTGGTTCTGGTCTTCTACAACAACAACGTAACTTAGACCTGAATGCTGTGGTACATGAAGGAAGAAGATTCGATGCAGGTCAGGGTAATGGACCATACTTATCATTAGACCTTTTTAGAGCTAGAATAAAAACAACGGCAGGAGATCATGATCGCATTCAGACCTTCGGCGGTTCTTCTTCTAACCCAGCCATGACTTACTCAGGAATAGCGAGATATATTCTAGAAGAAAATAGAATGAGAGATGGCCTTCCAGGCAATGGTCAAACAAGgcttttatgcaaaagaaaggcgCTTGAATATGCTACTGGTGGCAGTTCAAGCTCCGCACGGCAAGCTGCCAATTCTCACCAACCAGGGACTAATATTGCCCAACATAATGTTAGAAACTACTTGAGTGCAGTTAATTCCTTCAATAGTGGTCATTCAAGACATGGGGCTGCTTTGCCGATGCCCTCTAACTTCTATCAAGTTCCAACAGAAGTTAGGCAAGCTGACAACTTTGGAAGAAATACTCGTTTGAGAAGGACTGCAAGTCAACCGGTTCCCACATCAGCAAACTTGCAGGCGTGGAACTCAAGCAATTCTAATGTACAACCTACAAGTCAATACCCCGTTACCCTTACAAGCTTAGCAACAGTGCCAGTTCTAGCAAATCCAGCCATGCAGCAGCAGACTGTGCAAGTCTCCAACTCGTTAAAAGCTCCGCTACCTTCTCGATATTGGAACGGGACAACCATGTCGAGGGTTGGTCCTTCCATCTCTCGTTATCAGACCTTATTGCGACAGGAAGACAACTTAAGAAACAATAGAAGGAATATGATGATTTCTTTGGCGAACATGCAAGTGAACCTCAACTTGGCCAATGAGAACTCAAACTTCATTGGAAACGTTGCCTCCCCTTCCAGGATCCAATCCGGCCCCGGCATGCATCTACTGTATTCATCCATAAGGTCCCCTCATCCAAATATGATTGAACAATACAGAAAAAGATTGCAACATATTTCCAATCCATCAGACCCCTGGAGGCAGGGGAATAACAATCCGATACATTCTGGTGCTTCCCTAGTTGTTCAAGGCATGAACTTTTCAGTGAGAGATGGCAATCCTAGGCGTGCTCAGCTTCCTCTGAGGTTGGGACCAAGAGCTGAGGGACAAGCTGGTCATAATTATAGGCTCTCATCGACAGAACAATCTCAAACTGCTGCTCAAAGAAGTAGGCCGATATCTGAG GTTCGCAATGCCTTGGGACATGTACGTAGGCATGGTGGCTTACGACCTGAG ATGCGCCTTGATGTTGATAATATGTCTAATGAGGTAACAT GA
- the LOC107917473 gene encoding uncharacterized protein isoform X4 has product MQGQGSGSNSFPSGNFYSNGHLRSGHRNMVPDALVHDRDGHTSMRWIGQPNSSLDTQNHAGFSQFLGDDSGFSPLGDQLGMNQRSEPTINPFLENNCGIAGNGHISSENGSTGSSLFPRREAGSGLLQQQRNLDLNAVVHEGRRFDAGQGNGPYLSLDLFRARIKTTAGDHDRIQTFGGSSSNPAMTYSGIARYILEENRMRDGLPGNGQTRLLCKRKALEYATGGSSSSARQAANSHQPGTNIAQHNVRNYLSAVNSFNSGHSRHGAALPMPSNFYQVPTEVRQADNFGRNTRLRRTASQPVPTSANLQAWNSSNSNVQPTSQYPVTLTSLATVPVLANPAMQQQTVQVSNSLKAPLPSRYWNGTTMSRVGPSISRYQTLLRQEDNLRNNRRNMMISLANMQVNLNLANENSNFIGNVASPSRIQSGPGMHLLYSSIRSPHPNMIEQYRKRLQHISNPSDPWRQGNNNPIHSGASLVVQGMNFSVRDGNPRRAQLPLRLGPRAEGQAGHNYRLSSTEQSQTAAQRSRPISEVRNALGHVRRHGGLRPEVPVILEQMRLDVDNMSNEVT; this is encoded by the exons ATGCAAGGTCAAGGCAGCGGCTCCAATTCTTTCCCTTCCGGAAACTTTTACTCCAATGGTCATCTTAGATCTGGTCATCGTAATATGGTTCCAGATGCTTTAGTTCATGACAGAGACGGACATACTTCCATGAGATGGATTGGTCAACCCAATTCTAGTCTTGATACCCAAAATCATGCTGGCTTTAGTCAATTCTTGGGTGATGACTCTGGGTTTTCTCCTCTAGGTGATCAACTTGGCATGAACCAAAGGTCTGAGCCAACCATTAACCCTTTTCTAGAAAATAATTGCGGTATCGCCGGTAATGGTCATATCAGTAGTGAAAATGGTTCGACCGGCTCATCGTTATTCCCAAGGCGAGAGGCTGGTTCTGGTCTTCTACAACAACAACGTAACTTAGACCTGAATGCTGTGGTACATGAAGGAAGAAGATTCGATGCAGGTCAGGGTAATGGACCATACTTATCATTAGACCTTTTTAGAGCTAGAATAAAAACAACGGCAGGAGATCATGATCGCATTCAGACCTTCGGCGGTTCTTCTTCTAACCCAGCCATGACTTACTCAGGAATAGCGAGATATATTCTAGAAGAAAATAGAATGAGAGATGGCCTTCCAGGCAATGGTCAAACAAGgcttttatgcaaaagaaaggcgCTTGAATATGCTACTGGTGGCAGTTCAAGCTCCGCACGGCAAGCTGCCAATTCTCACCAACCAGGGACTAATATTGCCCAACATAATGTTAGAAACTACTTGAGTGCAGTTAATTCCTTCAATAGTGGTCATTCAAGACATGGGGCTGCTTTGCCGATGCCCTCTAACTTCTATCAAGTTCCAACAGAAGTTAGGCAAGCTGACAACTTTGGAAGAAATACTCGTTTGAGAAGGACTGCAAGTCAACCGGTTCCCACATCAGCAAACTTGCAGGCGTGGAACTCAAGCAATTCTAATGTACAACCTACAAGTCAATACCCCGTTACCCTTACAAGCTTAGCAACAGTGCCAGTTCTAGCAAATCCAGCCATGCAGCAGCAGACTGTGCAAGTCTCCAACTCGTTAAAAGCTCCGCTACCTTCTCGATATTGGAACGGGACAACCATGTCGAGGGTTGGTCCTTCCATCTCTCGTTATCAGACCTTATTGCGACAGGAAGACAACTTAAGAAACAATAGAAGGAATATGATGATTTCTTTGGCGAACATGCAAGTGAACCTCAACTTGGCCAATGAGAACTCAAACTTCATTGGAAACGTTGCCTCCCCTTCCAGGATCCAATCCGGCCCCGGCATGCATCTACTGTATTCATCCATAAGGTCCCCTCATCCAAATATGATTGAACAATACAGAAAAAGATTGCAACATATTTCCAATCCATCAGACCCCTGGAGGCAGGGGAATAACAATCCGATACATTCTGGTGCTTCCCTAGTTGTTCAAGGCATGAACTTTTCAGTGAGAGATGGCAATCCTAGGCGTGCTCAGCTTCCTCTGAGGTTGGGACCAAGAGCTGAGGGACAAGCTGGTCATAATTATAGGCTCTCATCGACAGAACAATCTCAAACTGCTGCTCAAAGAAGTAGGCCGATATCTGAG GTTCGCAATGCCTTGGGACATGTACGTAGGCATGGTGGCTTACGACCTGAG GTGCCTGTTATTCTTGAGCAGATGCGCCTTGATGTTGATAATATGTCTAATGAGGTAACAT GA
- the LOC107917473 gene encoding uncharacterized protein isoform X5, protein MQGQGSGSNSFPSGNFYSNGHLRSGHRNMVPDALVHDRDGHTSMRWIGQPNSSLDTQNHAGFSQFLGDDSGFSPLGDQLGMNQRSEPTINPFLENNCGIAGNGHISSENGSTGSSLFPRREAGSGLLQQQRNLDLNAVVHEGRRFDAGQGNGPYLSLDLFRARIKTTAGDHDRIQTFGGSSSNPAMTYSGIARYILEENRMRDGLPGNGQTRLLCKRKALEYATGGSSSSARQAANSHQPGTNIAQHNVRNYLSAVNSFNSGHSRHGAALPMPSNFYQVPTEVRQADNFGRNTRLRRTASQPVPTSANLQAWNSSNSNVQPTSQYPVTLTSLATVPVLANPAMQQQTVQVSNSLKAPLPSRYWNGTTMSRVGPSISRYQTLLRQEDNLRNNRRNMMISLANMQVNLNLANENSNFIGNVASPSRIQSGPGMHLLYSSIRSPHPNMIEQYRKRLQHISNPSDPWRQGNNNPIHSGASLVVQGMNFSVRDGNPRRAQLPLRLGPRAEGQAGHNYRLSSTEQSQTAAQRSRPISEVRNALGHVRRHGGLRPEMRLDVDNMSNEVTCKYL, encoded by the exons ATGCAAGGTCAAGGCAGCGGCTCCAATTCTTTCCCTTCCGGAAACTTTTACTCCAATGGTCATCTTAGATCTGGTCATCGTAATATGGTTCCAGATGCTTTAGTTCATGACAGAGACGGACATACTTCCATGAGATGGATTGGTCAACCCAATTCTAGTCTTGATACCCAAAATCATGCTGGCTTTAGTCAATTCTTGGGTGATGACTCTGGGTTTTCTCCTCTAGGTGATCAACTTGGCATGAACCAAAGGTCTGAGCCAACCATTAACCCTTTTCTAGAAAATAATTGCGGTATCGCCGGTAATGGTCATATCAGTAGTGAAAATGGTTCGACCGGCTCATCGTTATTCCCAAGGCGAGAGGCTGGTTCTGGTCTTCTACAACAACAACGTAACTTAGACCTGAATGCTGTGGTACATGAAGGAAGAAGATTCGATGCAGGTCAGGGTAATGGACCATACTTATCATTAGACCTTTTTAGAGCTAGAATAAAAACAACGGCAGGAGATCATGATCGCATTCAGACCTTCGGCGGTTCTTCTTCTAACCCAGCCATGACTTACTCAGGAATAGCGAGATATATTCTAGAAGAAAATAGAATGAGAGATGGCCTTCCAGGCAATGGTCAAACAAGgcttttatgcaaaagaaaggcgCTTGAATATGCTACTGGTGGCAGTTCAAGCTCCGCACGGCAAGCTGCCAATTCTCACCAACCAGGGACTAATATTGCCCAACATAATGTTAGAAACTACTTGAGTGCAGTTAATTCCTTCAATAGTGGTCATTCAAGACATGGGGCTGCTTTGCCGATGCCCTCTAACTTCTATCAAGTTCCAACAGAAGTTAGGCAAGCTGACAACTTTGGAAGAAATACTCGTTTGAGAAGGACTGCAAGTCAACCGGTTCCCACATCAGCAAACTTGCAGGCGTGGAACTCAAGCAATTCTAATGTACAACCTACAAGTCAATACCCCGTTACCCTTACAAGCTTAGCAACAGTGCCAGTTCTAGCAAATCCAGCCATGCAGCAGCAGACTGTGCAAGTCTCCAACTCGTTAAAAGCTCCGCTACCTTCTCGATATTGGAACGGGACAACCATGTCGAGGGTTGGTCCTTCCATCTCTCGTTATCAGACCTTATTGCGACAGGAAGACAACTTAAGAAACAATAGAAGGAATATGATGATTTCTTTGGCGAACATGCAAGTGAACCTCAACTTGGCCAATGAGAACTCAAACTTCATTGGAAACGTTGCCTCCCCTTCCAGGATCCAATCCGGCCCCGGCATGCATCTACTGTATTCATCCATAAGGTCCCCTCATCCAAATATGATTGAACAATACAGAAAAAGATTGCAACATATTTCCAATCCATCAGACCCCTGGAGGCAGGGGAATAACAATCCGATACATTCTGGTGCTTCCCTAGTTGTTCAAGGCATGAACTTTTCAGTGAGAGATGGCAATCCTAGGCGTGCTCAGCTTCCTCTGAGGTTGGGACCAAGAGCTGAGGGACAAGCTGGTCATAATTATAGGCTCTCATCGACAGAACAATCTCAAACTGCTGCTCAAAGAAGTAGGCCGATATCTGAG GTTCGCAATGCCTTGGGACATGTACGTAGGCATGGTGGCTTACGACCTGAG ATGCGCCTTGATGTTGATAATATGTCTAATGAGGTAACATGTAAATATCTTTAA